A single Meles meles chromosome 20, mMelMel3.1 paternal haplotype, whole genome shotgun sequence DNA region contains:
- the LOC123932689 gene encoding olfactory receptor-like protein OLF4, whose translation MDPGNNTGMSKFLLLGFSEDPEPLIFGLFLSMYLITVFGNLLLILAVSSDSHLHTPMYFFLANLSFADICFTSTTIPKMLINIQTHNKVITYEGCLSQMYFFILFSGLDVFLLTVMAYDRFVAICHPLQYMVIMNPWLCGLLLLVTWVISFLHSLLETLMLWQLSFCIEVEIPHFFCELYQMIQLACSDTFLNNMVMYFSAMLLGGAPLAGVLFSYGKIVSSICGISSAQGKYKAFSTCASHLSVVSLFYCTSLGVYLSSAATQSSHSGAVASVMYTVVTPMLNPFIYSLRNKDIKKALMKFSRIAALKG comes from the coding sequence ATGGATCCAGGAAACAATACAGGAATgtcaaaatttcttcttcttggatTTTCAGAGGACCCAGAACCCCTCatatttgggctttttctctccATGTACCTGATCACTGTGTTTGGAAACCTGCTCCTCATCCTGGCTGTCAGCTCTgactcccacctccacacccccatgtacttcttcctggccAACCTGTCCTTTGCAGACATCTGTTTCACCTCCACCACCATCCCCAAGATGCTGATAAACATCCAGACACATAACAAAGTGATCACTTATGAAGGCTGCCTCAGCCAGATGTATTTTTTCATACTCTTTTCAGGATTAGATGTCTTTCTCCTGACTGTAATGGCTTATGACCGCTTTGTGGCCATATGTCACCCCCTCCAATACATGGTCATCATGAACCCCTGGCTCTGTGGACTGCTACTTCTAGTGACTTGGGTAATCAGTTTCCTGCATTCCTTGTTAGAAACCTTAATGCTATGGCAGTTGTCCTTCTGCATAGAGGTGGAAATCCCCCACTTTTTCTGTGAACTCtatcagatgatccaacttgcgtGTTCTGACACCTTTCTTAATAATATGGTGATGTATTTTTCAGCTATGTTGCTGGGTGGTGCTCCCCTGGCTGGGGTCCTTTTCTCTTATGGTAAGATAGTTTCCTCGATATGTGGGATCTCATCAGCTCAGGGCAAGTATAAAGCATTTTCCACTTGTGCATCTCACCTCTCAGTTGTCTCCTTATTTTACTGTACAAGTCTAGGAGTGTACCTTAGTTCTGCTGCTACACAGAGCTCCCACTCAGGTGCAGTAGCCTCAGTGATGTACACTGTGGTCACACCCATGCTGAACCccttcatctacagcctgaggaacAAAGACATAAAGAAGGCTCTGATGAAATTCTCTAGGATTGCAGCTCTAAAAGGGTGA